The following are from one region of the Candidatus Trichorickettsia mobilis genome:
- the rsmH gene encoding 16S rRNA (cytosine(1402)-N(4))-methyltransferase RsmH translates to MLAHTPVLLNEMIKYLAPRVGENFLDCTFGAGGYSTAILNSCECKLTAIDRDPAVQEYADNCYREYKDRFKFINSSFAEIGSIFTGVKFDGIVADLGVSSMQLDMSARGFSFANDGPLDMRMSSKGEDAAVFINNASEADIADVIYQYGDEPYARKIARSIINERKIDPITNTARLAKIVRSSVGFKKGKIDTATKTFQAIRIYVNDELKQLKILLEQSLKLLAPNGRLVIVSFHSLEDRIVKDFLRSNSVKIIARSKYAKLMINEAQDSEFLRILTKKPISPLRDEVLINPRSRSAKLRAAIRIGAGNDHTSI, encoded by the coding sequence ATGTTAGCTCATACACCAGTGTTATTAAACGAAATGATCAAGTATCTTGCTCCAAGAGTCGGTGAGAATTTTTTAGATTGTACGTTTGGTGCCGGAGGTTACAGCACAGCGATTTTGAATAGCTGTGAATGTAAGTTGACGGCTATTGATCGAGATCCTGCCGTGCAGGAATATGCTGATAATTGTTATCGTGAATATAAAGATCGTTTTAAATTTATCAATAGTAGTTTTGCTGAAATAGGCAGTATTTTTACTGGCGTTAAGTTTGATGGCATAGTTGCAGATCTTGGCGTATCAAGTATGCAACTTGATATGAGTGCACGTGGCTTCTCATTTGCTAATGATGGGCCGTTAGATATGAGAATGAGTAGCAAAGGAGAAGACGCGGCTGTTTTTATTAATAACGCCAGTGAAGCTGATATTGCTGATGTGATTTATCAATATGGTGATGAGCCTTATGCTCGAAAGATAGCAAGGTCAATTATTAATGAACGTAAGATTGACCCAATAACCAATACAGCGAGATTAGCTAAGATAGTGCGTAGTAGCGTAGGTTTCAAAAAAGGTAAGATTGATACGGCAACTAAAACTTTCCAAGCGATTAGGATTTATGTCAATGATGAACTTAAACAATTAAAAATTTTATTGGAACAGTCGTTAAAGCTGCTAGCTCCTAACGGCAGATTAGTAATTGTATCATTCCATTCTTTGGAAGATCGTATAGTTAAAGATTTTTTGAGAAGCAATTCAGTGAAAATTATAGCTAGGTCAAAATATGCTAAACTAATGATAAATGAAGCTCAAGATTCAGAATTTTTAAGAATTTTGACTAAAAAACCGATTTCACCGCTAAGAGATGAAGTTTTAATTAATCCAAGATCTAGATCAGCAAAACTCAGAGCAGCAATAAGGATAGGAGCGGGTAATGATCATACGAGTATTTAA
- a CDS encoding penicillin-binding protein 2, with product MDVFNKLYQYWLQIKTCLCRNGRECWNDNQGFRNDTNQKSIYQIIFAWDLYDNSARFRIIIIIAVFALCFIGLIYRLIIVTNSNYVKSNEYSVKTNFRKEIVDRYGKVLTISVPSSSLFAYPAKVTDPRQSLNKLSKIIPNLNIENLLLELSSNKNFIWIARDLSPAIQTEITNLGLPGFGFEREQKRVYLFGRVLSHIIGYVGRDLIGLAGLEKKYDQFLRNVEQVNGANNANAALELSVDVRLQTILSEELESTIQQFNAVGGAAIVANPHNGEILAMVSKPDFDPHHPQKATNAQLFNTASHGIYEIGSGFKSITIAIGLDTEAITVNDAYNISYMRVGRFEVKDYHPRSGWHSVAEIFLHSSNIGTSQIILEIGKNNFKKYLKNLGLLEQLTIELPERGTPLFPADSRWTDLSLVTMSYGYGISISPLHFVQAMLPVVNGGYLYPLTLIKKQNDQINGKRVFSEETSRQMRKLLRLVVKEGTGKRADVKGYLVGGKTGTANKSVAGRYVQNSRISSFFGVLPASDPQYVVYVMLDDPKGNKQTSGHTTAGWNAAPLVNKIFERMVALYGLSAIDEESSEVQNILNIDYKIDHEI from the coding sequence ATGGACGTATTCAATAAGCTATATCAATATTGGTTACAGATCAAAACTTGCTTGTGCAGGAATGGTAGAGAGTGCTGGAATGACAATCAAGGTTTTAGAAACGACACAAACCAGAAAAGCATATATCAGATTATCTTTGCGTGGGATTTATATGATAATAGTGCCAGATTCAGAATTATAATAATTATTGCTGTTTTTGCTCTGTGTTTTATCGGTTTAATTTATCGTTTAATAATTGTAACCAATAGTAACTATGTCAAATCTAATGAATATTCGGTTAAAACTAATTTTAGAAAGGAGATAGTAGATCGTTACGGTAAGGTACTAACGATAAGCGTACCTTCATCATCATTATTTGCATATCCTGCTAAGGTAACTGATCCACGACAGTCATTAAATAAATTGTCTAAAATCATTCCAAATCTAAATATAGAAAATTTATTGCTTGAATTATCTAGTAATAAAAATTTCATTTGGATAGCGCGTGATCTTAGTCCAGCAATACAAACTGAGATTACTAATCTTGGGTTACCGGGATTTGGTTTTGAGCGTGAACAAAAACGAGTTTATTTGTTTGGTCGAGTACTTTCTCATATTATTGGTTATGTAGGTAGGGATTTAATTGGACTTGCAGGATTAGAAAAGAAATATGATCAATTCTTACGAAATGTTGAACAGGTAAATGGTGCTAATAATGCTAATGCAGCATTAGAATTATCTGTAGATGTCAGGTTACAGACGATCTTAAGCGAGGAATTGGAGTCTACTATACAGCAATTTAATGCGGTTGGCGGTGCAGCAATTGTTGCAAACCCTCATAATGGAGAAATTCTGGCAATGGTATCTAAACCAGATTTTGATCCTCATCATCCACAGAAAGCAACTAATGCTCAACTATTTAATACAGCAAGTCATGGAATTTATGAAATTGGTTCAGGTTTTAAGTCTATAACGATTGCCATTGGACTAGATACTGAGGCAATAACTGTCAATGATGCCTATAATATTAGTTATATGCGAGTAGGGCGCTTTGAGGTTAAAGATTATCATCCCAGAAGCGGTTGGCATAGTGTTGCCGAAATTTTTCTACACTCTTCCAATATTGGTACTAGTCAGATAATTCTTGAGATTGGTAAGAATAATTTTAAGAAATATCTTAAGAATTTAGGTCTGCTAGAGCAATTAACTATTGAATTGCCGGAACGCGGGACGCCACTTTTTCCTGCTGATAGTCGTTGGACTGATTTAAGCTTGGTAACTATGTCTTATGGTTATGGAATTTCTATTAGTCCGCTACATTTTGTACAAGCAATGTTACCGGTGGTAAATGGTGGTTATTTATATCCATTAACTTTAATTAAAAAACAAAATGATCAGATTAATGGGAAAAGGGTATTTAGTGAAGAAACTTCCAGGCAAATGCGAAAATTGTTACGTTTAGTAGTAAAAGAGGGGACCGGAAAAAGAGCAGATGTCAAAGGTTATTTAGTTGGCGGCAAAACTGGTACGGCTAATAAGTCTGTTGCTGGGCGTTATGTACAAAATAGCAGAATCTCATCATTTTTTGGGGTGTTGCCGGCATCAGATCCGCAATATGTTGTTTATGTGATGCTTGATGATCCAAAGGGCAATAAACAGACCTCCGGACATACTACCGCCGGCTGGAATGCTGCGCCGTTAGTGAATAAAATTTTTGAACGGATGGTGGCTTTATATGGACTCAGTGCGATTGACGAAGAAAGTTCGGAAGTACAGAATATATTAAATATAGATTATAAAATTGACCATGAAATATAA
- a CDS encoding UDP-N-acetylmuramoyl-L-alanyl-D-glutamate--2,6-diaminopimelate ligase: MKYKLQQLFKEYNIIGLSFDSRSVKPGDAFFAIVGEHVNGNHYLQQAFNAGAQLVITDDPEQLLDQRIVCVDDVRIALSYASSIFYPKIPEHLIAVTGTNGKTSVVAYIRQLFGLLGQRSASIGTLGIELNREINNNIDTKGLTTVDVLTFRKILNDLADNNINYVAFEASSHGLQQKRIYDIPVIAAGFTSFSQDHLDYHLTMDEYLNAKLKLFTENLLPDGIAVINADIVNIDFIKSYLNEQKIQVITVGTSGDVRIIKANSTVNRQAIEFSYLGEIYNIYTEIIGSFQGINLLIAAILVHQAGFVFADIVKKLPLIRAVRGRLERVTDKSHSFHIFVDYAHTPDALANSLLELKKLLTGSGKLKVVFGCGGNRDQLKRPIMGKIAAEIADVVIITDDNPRDEDPAAIRQEILAEAKSAIEIPNRKQAIIDTVKWLQAEDILLIAGKGHENYQIIGNQVIAMDDVEIARQALGLKV; this comes from the coding sequence ATGAAATATAAACTGCAACAATTGTTTAAAGAGTACAATATCATAGGCTTGAGCTTTGATTCAAGAAGCGTTAAACCTGGAGATGCTTTTTTTGCTATAGTTGGAGAACATGTTAATGGTAATCATTATCTTCAACAGGCCTTTAATGCTGGAGCGCAGTTAGTAATTACTGATGATCCGGAGCAATTATTGGATCAACGAATCGTCTGTGTTGATGATGTTAGAATTGCTTTAAGTTATGCTAGTAGTATTTTTTATCCTAAAATTCCAGAACATTTAATTGCAGTTACTGGTACTAATGGCAAAACTTCAGTAGTAGCGTATATACGCCAATTATTTGGCTTACTTGGGCAGCGTAGTGCTAGTATTGGCACATTAGGAATAGAATTAAATAGAGAAATTAATAATAACATCGATACCAAAGGGTTAACTACAGTTGACGTGCTAACTTTTCGTAAAATCCTTAATGATCTAGCTGATAACAACATTAATTATGTAGCATTTGAGGCATCTAGTCATGGTTTACAGCAAAAACGCATCTATGACATTCCAGTTATTGCTGCTGGTTTTACAAGTTTTTCACAAGATCACTTGGATTATCATCTCACTATGGATGAGTATTTAAACGCCAAGCTAAAGTTATTTACTGAAAATTTATTGCCTGATGGGATTGCGGTAATTAATGCTGATATTGTTAATATTGATTTTATTAAGTCATACTTAAATGAGCAAAAAATTCAAGTAATTACTGTTGGAACAAGCGGAGATGTTAGAATTATTAAAGCAAATTCTACAGTTAATAGACAAGCAATAGAATTTTCTTATTTAGGTGAAATATATAATATTTATACAGAGATCATTGGGAGTTTCCAGGGAATTAATCTGCTGATTGCTGCTATTTTAGTTCATCAAGCTGGTTTTGTTTTTGCAGATATAGTCAAAAAATTGCCGCTAATAAGAGCTGTGCGTGGCAGGCTTGAACGAGTGACGGATAAAAGTCATTCATTCCATATATTTGTTGATTATGCTCATACTCCTGATGCTTTAGCAAACTCTTTGCTTGAGCTAAAAAAATTACTTACCGGCAGCGGTAAGTTAAAGGTAGTATTTGGTTGTGGCGGTAATCGTGATCAGTTAAAGCGGCCAATTATGGGAAAAATCGCAGCTGAGATTGCTGATGTAGTAATCATCACTGACGATAATCCAAGAGACGAGGATCCTGCTGCGATTCGCCAAGAAATTTTAGCTGAGGCAAAATCAGCAATTGAGATTCCGAATCGTAAACAAGCAATAATTGATACAGTTAAATGGTTGCAAGCAGAAGATATATTATTGATAGCCGGTAAGGGGCACGAGAATTATCAGATTATTGGTAATCAGGTAATAGCAATGGATGATGTAGAAATAGCAAGACAGGCTTTGGGATTGAAGGTGTAG
- a CDS encoding cell division/cell wall cluster transcriptional repressor MraZ, which yields MNIFLSKYINNLDKKSRVSVPASYRLVLSGQNFNGIIAYPSFRNKCIEACSVARLEALSQVIQNLDPYSEERDAFETIILGEAVQLAFDGEGRVVLPKSLLEHAEMEEQVCFVGKGVVFEMWQPQNFDAYLVAARQIAQNNRLTLKDRPVA from the coding sequence ATGAATATTTTTTTATCAAAATATATTAATAACCTTGATAAAAAGAGCAGGGTCTCGGTGCCTGCGAGTTATAGGCTTGTGTTATCCGGGCAAAATTTCAATGGAATTATTGCGTATCCATCATTCAGAAATAAATGCATAGAAGCTTGTAGTGTTGCCAGACTTGAAGCTCTTAGTCAGGTTATTCAAAATCTTGATCCATATTCTGAAGAGCGAGATGCTTTTGAAACTATAATTCTTGGTGAAGCGGTACAGTTAGCTTTTGATGGAGAAGGGCGAGTGGTATTACCGAAATCATTGCTTGAGCATGCTGAAATGGAAGAGCAGGTATGTTTTGTTGGAAAAGGAGTGGTTTTTGAAATGTGGCAACCACAAAATTTTGATGCTTATTTGGTGGCTGCAAGACAAATTGCACAAAATAATCGTTTAACATTAAAGGATAGACCTGTTGCATAA